A DNA window from Hydractinia symbiolongicarpus strain clone_291-10 chromosome 6, HSymV2.1, whole genome shotgun sequence contains the following coding sequences:
- the LOC130648101 gene encoding uncharacterized protein LOC130648101, whose translation MGDFNAVEHDDDMLLFNSELRLKNLIKKPTCHKSLQNPSCVDHIWVSDSKRFHHTSILENDLSDYHDIVVTFLNVEVPKKDPKIINYRCYRLFNDEHFKHDLESLIALNNDLNYNDFDEQFSQLVSKHAPIKYKVVRSNNSPFITKAVRKKIMIRSRFKNIYKKHPFIKNRENFKRQRNKCVAVCRDAKRRFCTSLNMNNIFDKKKFWKNVKPIFSNKCVKDAIQVIVENDQIIREKEHIANIINDHFVNVTNSLNIDGILHENYNGIKKVFENVIKNYEQHQQNKSGPKGAIPPCFLKHYVDVHGEHLNKLFKKSIVDEVFPGALKLADICPLSKNGDRSSKLNYRPVNYEFIDSKLSPLLSGFRKGFSSQHVLLYLIESWRKDLDKGNAVGPLLMDLSKAFDCVDHYLLIAKLHATTFSKSALGVLRSYLTNKFQRVRIDGYFSLWKEIINGVPQDDNTLYTYGKQFEEIKLCLESAFSTVSTWFSNNGLQLNSEKCKLLILEKPKNKDFLSFRQHVLPLCKKANAKINALKRMSPYMSNYKRNVIANSFIYSIFIYCPLIWSIHSRENRLLRDRVESIFMKSSAETC comes from the exons atgggTGATTTCAATGCTGTTGAACATGACGATGATATGCTACTTTTTAATTCAGAGTTGCGTTTAAAAAACCTCATTAAAAAACCAACGTGTCACAAATCATTACAAAATCCATCATGTGTCGATCACATATGGGTGTCTGATTCTAAACGATTCCACCACACCAGCATTTTAGAAAACGACCTTTCTGATTATCACGATATAGTTGTAACTTTCTTAAATGTGGAAGTACCAAAGAAAGAtcctaaaattataaattatcgtTGTTACAGACTTTTTAATGACGAACATTTTAAACATGACCTTGAATCACTTATTGCATTAAACAATGACTTAAATTACAACGACTTTGACGAACAATTCAGTCAGTTGGTCAGCAAACACGCCCCTATAAAATACAAAGTTGTCAGAAGTAATAACTCTCCATTCATAACAAAAGCAGTACGAAAGAAGATCATGATTCGATctagatttaaaaatatatacaaaaaacacCCTTTCATTAAAAACCGGGAAAACTTTAAAAGgcaaagaaacaaatgtgtGGCTGTTTGTAGAGACGCAAAAAGAAGGTTTTGCACATCACTAAATATGAACAacatatttgataaaaaaaagttctgGAAAAATGTAAAACCGATATTTTCTAACAAATGCGTAAAAGATGCAATCCAAGTAATAGTTGAAAATGATCAAATAATTCGTGAAAAAGAACATATAGCAAATATAATAAATGATCATTTTGTTAATGTCACGAATTCTTTGAATATTGATGGAATTTTGCACGAAAACTATAACggtattaaaaaagtttttgaaaacgtcATCAAGAATTACGAACAGCATCAGC aaaacaaatccgGTCCGAAAGGAGCAATTCCACCGTGTTTCCTCAAACATTACGTCGATGTGCACGGAGAACATCTCAACAAGCTGTTTAAGAAATCTATTGTCGATGAAGTTTTCCCTGGAGCATTGAAATTGGCTGATATTTGTCCACTATCTAAAAACGGAGATcgttcatcaaaattgaattatcGTCCTGTTA ATTATGAATTTATTGATAGTAAATTATCACCTCTTTTGTCAGGTTTTCGTAAGGGTTTTAGCAGCCAGCATGTTTTGCTTTACTTGATAGAATCGTGGCGAAAAGATCTTGATAAAGGAAATGCTGTAGGGCCGCTATTGATGGATTTGAGTAAAGCATTTGATTGTGTGGATCATTATCTGTTAATAGCGAAACTACATGCTACTACATTCTCAAAAAGTGCTTTAGGTGTTTTAAGGAGTTATCTCACCAATAAGTTTCAAAGAGTCAGAATTGATGGCTATTTCAGCTTGTGGAAAGAGATTATTAAtggtgttccacaag ATGACAATACACTTTATAcatatggaaaacaatttgaggaGATAAAGTTATGTTTAGAAAGTGCCTTTTCAACTGTTAGCACATGGTTTTCCAATAACGGGCTTCAGTTAAATTCTGAGAAGTGCAAACTGCTCATTCTGGAAAAAccaaaaaacaaagatttt CTTTCTTTCAGGCAACATGTTCTTCCATTATGTAAAAAGGCTAATGCCAAGATCAATGCCCTAAAACGTATGTCACCATATATGTCTAATTATAAGCGAAATGTTATTgctaattcatttatttatagcaTATTTATTTACTGCCCTCTTATATGGAGCATTCATAGTAGAGAAAATAGACTTTTACGCGACAGAGTTGAATCAATATTCATGAAAAGTTCTGCCGAAACTTGTTAA